From a single Calothrix sp. NIES-2098 genomic region:
- a CDS encoding GCN5-related N-acetyltransferase — translation MSINAAFQNFPQLTTENLILRETTLNDTPAVFQIFADDAVTKYHDVETATNIEQAQFLIQRRAERFQNQQAIRWGIARKEDNAIVGSCGYSIRNRFQAEIGYELARDYWRKGLMTEALSAIIQWGFEQLDLNRIEAFVMLENNASIQLLKKLQFVEEGVLREYGFWKGRFHDLKIFSLLKKDYSHLI, via the coding sequence ATGTCGATAAATGCTGCTTTCCAAAATTTTCCGCAACTGACGACTGAAAATTTAATCTTGCGGGAAACAACACTAAATGACACGCCAGCAGTTTTTCAGATTTTTGCAGATGATGCAGTAACTAAGTATCATGACGTAGAAACTGCTACCAATATAGAACAAGCTCAGTTTCTGATTCAGAGGCGTGCAGAACGCTTTCAGAATCAACAGGCTATCCGTTGGGGAATAGCGAGGAAAGAGGACAATGCGATCGTTGGTTCCTGTGGCTATAGCATAAGAAACCGCTTTCAGGCTGAAATTGGATATGAACTTGCTAGAGATTATTGGCGAAAAGGTTTGATGACAGAAGCCTTAAGCGCTATTATTCAATGGGGTTTTGAACAATTAGATTTAAATCGAATTGAAGCCTTTGTAATGCTAGAGAATAATGCTTCTATTCAATTGTTAAAAAAATTGCAATTTGTCGAAGAAGGAGTATTGAGAGAATATGGCTTTTGGAAAGGAAGATTCCACGATCTAAAGATATTCTCTTTATTAA